Below is a window of Buchnera aphidicola str. Ak (Acyrthosiphon kondoi) DNA.
TATAACAGAAAGTAAACATGTGTTACTTAATACGTTTGTTAATATTACAGTCGAACTGGGAAAATCAAAAATAAAAATAAAGGATTTTCTTAGTCTTTCAAAAGGAAGCATGTTAATTCTAGATAAAACAATAAAAGAACCATTAGATATCTTTATCAATGGTCACTTAATTGCATCTGGTGAAATTGTAGTTTCAGAAAAAAAATACGGTCTTCGTATTACTAGCATAAAAAATTCTTTAAAAACCATGAATATTTTATCTTAAATTTAAATTTTATGAAAAATAACTTATTTTTTCAGTCCATATTAAATACTTTTCAGCCGATATTGAATAGTGAAAAATTTTTTCAAATAATCAGTTCATTATCTGAAATAATATTATTAATATTATTTTTAAGCTGGATATTAAAAAAAATTTCTTTT
It encodes the following:
- the fliN gene encoding flagellar motor switch protein FliN encodes the protein MSSIQKNSNNEKLIGSEKKTPEYQEINKDLSSQEDLNTSVLDNSDDITESKHVLLNTFVNITVELGKSKIKIKDFLSLSKGSMLILDKTIKEPLDIFINGHLIASGEIVVSEKKYGLRITSIKNSLKTMNILS